In Vanacampus margaritifer isolate UIUO_Vmar chromosome 18, RoL_Vmar_1.0, whole genome shotgun sequence, a genomic segment contains:
- the LOC144038180 gene encoding uncharacterized protein LOC144038180, translating to MLAITKVKYKEELCGGQEENERLRQLMDAFCKQPRVVLNRADVSEKYLCSERQEPEFPGVKEEEDLEPLQVKEEEQPQPPNIKKEELLPPYIKEEEHFTELPVTGVHLKSEDECQYEENKGAESPSSNSRQQTTEDDEDHRGGSQADSMLARISDGEDTLHSPQTDDYEQSDGDVTCHAASTWCKCCQCGQTFGCQSLLRRHMISHTGGKPFACSVCGKKFARKGYLKMHTRTHTGDKKPFACSVCGQTFAQAGDLKRHTLTHTGEKPFACSVCGKKFARKRSLIIHTRTHTGEKPFACTVCGKKFAVNENLKIHTRTHTGEKPFTCSVCGQIFAHKGYLKIHTATHTGEKPFTCSVCGQIFAQKGSLKKHTRTHAGEKPFACSVCGKKFAVNENLKIHTRTHTGEKPFTCSVCGQIFAHKGYLKKHTATHTGEKPFACSVCGQTFAQKGSLIKHTRTHTGEKPFACSVCGQTFAQKGSLKKHSRTHTGEKPFACSVCGKTFSVNVNLKIHTRTHTGEKPFACSVCGKKISVNVNLKKHTATHTGEKPFTCSVCGQTFARKETLKRHTKTHTGEKPFSCSVCGKKFVQKGHLKEHTKTHTGEKPFACSVCGQKFAQKGYLKIHTRTHTGEKPFSCSVCGQNFAQKGSLKDHTRTHTGEKPFTCSVCCQRFPSKVEAKRHKCPGENSRDE from the exons ATGTTGGCAATAACGAAAGTCAAGTAcaaagaggagctttgtggCGGACAAGAAGAGAATGAGCGACTACGTCAACTGATGGACGCTTTTTGCAAGCAGCCTCgagttgtgttgaacagagcag acgtcagtgaaaaatatctttgttctgagcggcaggagccagagttccctggtgtgaaagaggaggaggacttggagcctcttcaagttaaagaagaggaacagccacagcctcccaacataaaaaaagaggagctgctgccgccatacattaaagaggaggagcatttcacagagttgcccgtgactggtgtccatttgaagagtgaagatgaatgtcaatatgaagagaacaaaggggcggagtctccaagcagcaactcaagacaacaaacaacagaagatgacgaggaccaccgtggaggatcacaagcagacagcaTGTTAGCTCGAATATCAGATGGTGAAGACACGCTACACTCTCCTCAAACCGATGACTATGAACAGTCTgacggtgatgtgacatgtcacgCTGCCAGCACATGGTGCAAATGCTGTCagtgtggtcaaacttttggcTGCCAGTCTCTATTGAGAAGACATATGATCAGCCACACTGGTGGCAAACCTTTTgcatgttcagtttgtggtaaaaaatttgctcgaaagggatatttaaaaatgcacacaagaacacatACTGGAGAtaagaagccttttgcctgctcagtttgtggtcaaacttttgctcaggCGGGggacttaaaaagacacacactaacccacactggagagaagccttttgcttgctcagtttgtggcaaaaaatttGCTCGCAAGAGAAGCTTAATAATAcatacaagaacccacactggagagaagccttttgcttgcacagtttgtggcaaaaaatttgcagtgaatgaaaacctaaaaatacacacaagaacccacactggagagaagccttttacttgctcagtttgtggtcaaatttttgctcacaagggatacttaaaaatacacacagcaacccacactggagagaagccttttacctgctcagtttgtggtcaaatttttgctcaaaagggaagcttaaaaaaacacacaagaacccacgccggagagaagccttttgcttgctcagtttgtggcaaaaaatttgctgtgaatgaaaacctaaaaatacacacaagaacccacactggagagaagccttttacttgctcagtttgtggtcaaatttttgctcataagggatacttaaaaaaacacacagcaacccacactggagagaagccttttgcctgttcagtttgtggtcaaacttttgctcagaagggaagcttaataaaacatacaagaacccacactggagagaagccttttgcctgttcagtttgtggtcaaacttttgctcagaagggaagcttaaaaaaacactcaagaacccacactggagagaagccctttgcttgctcagtttgtggcaaaacattttctgtgaatGTAAacctaaaaatacacacaagaacccacactggagagaagccttttgcttgctcagtttgtggcaaaaaaatttCTGTGAACGTAaacctaaaaaaacacacagcaacccacactggagagaagccttttacctgctcagtttgtggtcaaacttttgctagGAAGGAaaccttaaaaagacacacaaaaacacacactggagagaagccattttcctgctcagtttgtggtaaaaaatttgttcagaagggacacttaaaagaacacacaaaaacacacactggagagaagccttttgcctgctcagtttgtggccaaaaatttgctcagaagggatacttaaaaatacacacaagaacccacactggagagaagccattttcctgttcagtttgtggtcaaaattttgctcaaaagggaagcttaaaagaccacacaagaacacacactggagagaagccttttacctgctcagtttgttgtcaaagattcccaagtaaGGTTGAAGCTAAGAGGCACAAGTGTCCTGGTGAGAATAGCAGAGATGAATGA
- the LOC144038181 gene encoding uncharacterized protein LOC144038181 isoform X2, producing the protein MEAMAAVWLLSFLVNALLMGGDVSANDVSLKKTLELLQSLDSMLKQQTKGWVEVKHSTQKTDDQKDSFSHDHENYNMTEEAQSNAQIHNMTKERQSDTPSYNMTEKDQSNAQSHNMTEDGQGKGQSHNMTEDGQGKGQSHNMTEDGQGKGQSHNMTEDGQGKGQSHNMTEDGQGKGQSHNMTEDGQGKGQSHNMTEDGQGKGQSHNMTEDGQGKGRSHNMTEDGQGKGRSHNMTEDGQGKGRSHNMTEDGQGKGRSHNMTEDGQGKGRSHNMTEDGQGKGRSHNMTEDGQGKGRSHNMTEDGQGKGRSHNMTEDGQGKGRSHNMTEDGQGKGRSHNMTEDGQGKGRSHNMTEDGQGKGRSHNMTEDGQGKGRSHNMTEDGQGKGRSHNMTEDGQGKGRSHNMTEDGQGKGRSHNMTEDGQGKGRSHNMTEDGQGKGQSHNMTEDGQGKGQSHNMTEDGQGKGRSHNMTEDGQGKGRSHNMTEDGQGKGQSHNMTEDGQGKGQSHNMTEDGQGKGQSHNMTEDGQGKGQSHNMTEDGQGKGQSHNDTRIFDSWFTEHIVSYQQSNKHQSDEGLKLSDRMEDDSADVVLVVNV; encoded by the exons ATGGAAGCGATGGCTGCTGTTTGGCTCTTGAGTTTTCTGGTGAATGCCCTCTTGATGGGTGGAG atgtcTCTGCCAATGATGTTTCACTCAAGAAGACTTTAGAACTTCTCCAGTCTTTGGATTCTATGTTGAAGCAACAAACTAAAG GGTGGGTTGAAGTCAAACATTCAACCCAAAAAACTGATGACCAAAAGGACTCCTTCAGCCATGACCATGAAAACTACAACATGACCGAGGAAGCCCAAAGCAATGCTCAGATCCACAACATGACAAAGGAGCGCCAGAGCGACACCCCAAGCTACAATATGACCGAGAAGGATCAAAGCAATGCTCAGAGCCACAACATGACCGAGGACGGCCAGGGCAAAGGCCAGAGCCACAACATGACCGAGGACGGCCAGGGCAAAGGCCAGAGCCACAACATGACCGAGGACGGCCAGGGCAAAGGCCAGAGCCACAACATGACCGAGGACGGCCAGGGCAAAGGCCAGAGCCACAACATGACCGAGGACGGCCAGGGCAAAGGCCAGAGCCACAACATGACCGAGGACGGCCAGGGCAAAGGCCAGAGCCACAACATGACCGAGGACGGCCAGGGCAAAGGCCAGAGCCACAACATGACCGAGGACGGCCAGGGCAAAGGCCGGAGCCACAACATGACCGAGGACGGCCAGGGCAAAGGCCGGAGCCACAACATGACCGAGGACGGCCAGGGCAAAGGCCGGAGCCACAACATGACCGAGGACGGCCAGGGCAAAGGCCGGAGCCACAACATGACCGAGGACGGCCAGGGCAAAGGCCGGAGCCACAACATGACCGAGGACGGCCAGGGCAAAGGCCGGAGCCACAACATGACCGAGGACGGCCAGGGCAAAGGCCGGAGCCACAACATGACCGAGGACGGCCAGGGCAAAGGCCGGAGCCACAACATGACCGAGGACGGCCAGGGCAAAGGCCGGAGCCACAACATGACCGAGGACGGCCAGGGCAAAGGCCGGAGCCACAACATGACCGAGGACGGCCAGGGCAAAGGCCGGAGCCACAACATGACCGAGGACGGCCAGGGCAAAGGCCGGAGCCACAACATGACCGAGGACGGCCAGGGCAAAGGCCGGAGCCACAACATGACCGAGGACGGCCAGGGCAAAGGCCGGAGCCACAACATGACCGAGGACGGCCAGGGCAAAGGCCGGAGCCACAACATGACCGAGGACGGCCAGGGCAAAGGCCGGAGCCACAACATGACCGAGGACGGCCAGGGCAAAGGCCGGAGCCACAACATGACCGAGGACGGCCAGGGCAAAGGCCAGAGCCACAACATGACCGAGGACGGCCAGGGCAAAGGCCAGAGCCACAACATGACCGAGGACGGCCAGGGCAAAGGCCGGAGCCACAACATGACCGAGGACGGCCAGGGCAAAGGCCGGAGCCACAACATGACCGAGGACGGCCAGGGCAAAGGCCAGAGCCACAACATGACCGAGGACGGCCAGGGCAAAGGCCAGAGCCACAACATGACCGAGGACGGCCAGGGCAAAGGCCAGAGCCACAACATGACCGAGGACGGCCAGGGCAAAGGCCAGAGCCACAACATGACCGAGGACGGCCAGGGCAAAGGCCAGAGCCACAACGACACTCGGATCTTTGATTCATGGTTCACGGAGCACATCGTCAGTTATCAGCAAAGCAACAAACACCAGAGTGATGAGGGTCTCAAACTGAGTGACAGAATGGAGGATGACTCTGCAGATGTTGTGTTGGTAGTTAATGTTTGA
- the LOC144038181 gene encoding uncharacterized protein LOC144038181 isoform X1: protein MEAMAAVWLLSFLVNALLMGGDVSANDVSLKKTLELLQSLDSMLKQQTKEFDLGWVEVKHSTQKTDDQKDSFSHDHENYNMTEEAQSNAQIHNMTKERQSDTPSYNMTEKDQSNAQSHNMTEDGQGKGQSHNMTEDGQGKGQSHNMTEDGQGKGQSHNMTEDGQGKGQSHNMTEDGQGKGQSHNMTEDGQGKGQSHNMTEDGQGKGQSHNMTEDGQGKGRSHNMTEDGQGKGRSHNMTEDGQGKGRSHNMTEDGQGKGRSHNMTEDGQGKGRSHNMTEDGQGKGRSHNMTEDGQGKGRSHNMTEDGQGKGRSHNMTEDGQGKGRSHNMTEDGQGKGRSHNMTEDGQGKGRSHNMTEDGQGKGRSHNMTEDGQGKGRSHNMTEDGQGKGRSHNMTEDGQGKGRSHNMTEDGQGKGRSHNMTEDGQGKGRSHNMTEDGQGKGQSHNMTEDGQGKGQSHNMTEDGQGKGRSHNMTEDGQGKGRSHNMTEDGQGKGQSHNMTEDGQGKGQSHNMTEDGQGKGQSHNMTEDGQGKGQSHNMTEDGQGKGQSHNDTRIFDSWFTEHIVSYQQSNKHQSDEGLKLSDRMEDDSADVVLVVNV, encoded by the exons ATGGAAGCGATGGCTGCTGTTTGGCTCTTGAGTTTTCTGGTGAATGCCCTCTTGATGGGTGGAG atgtcTCTGCCAATGATGTTTCACTCAAGAAGACTTTAGAACTTCTCCAGTCTTTGGATTCTATGTTGAAGCAACAAACTAAAG AATTTGATTTAGGGTGGGTTGAAGTCAAACATTCAACCCAAAAAACTGATGACCAAAAGGACTCCTTCAGCCATGACCATGAAAACTACAACATGACCGAGGAAGCCCAAAGCAATGCTCAGATCCACAACATGACAAAGGAGCGCCAGAGCGACACCCCAAGCTACAATATGACCGAGAAGGATCAAAGCAATGCTCAGAGCCACAACATGACCGAGGACGGCCAGGGCAAAGGCCAGAGCCACAACATGACCGAGGACGGCCAGGGCAAAGGCCAGAGCCACAACATGACCGAGGACGGCCAGGGCAAAGGCCAGAGCCACAACATGACCGAGGACGGCCAGGGCAAAGGCCAGAGCCACAACATGACCGAGGACGGCCAGGGCAAAGGCCAGAGCCACAACATGACCGAGGACGGCCAGGGCAAAGGCCAGAGCCACAACATGACCGAGGACGGCCAGGGCAAAGGCCAGAGCCACAACATGACCGAGGACGGCCAGGGCAAAGGCCGGAGCCACAACATGACCGAGGACGGCCAGGGCAAAGGCCGGAGCCACAACATGACCGAGGACGGCCAGGGCAAAGGCCGGAGCCACAACATGACCGAGGACGGCCAGGGCAAAGGCCGGAGCCACAACATGACCGAGGACGGCCAGGGCAAAGGCCGGAGCCACAACATGACCGAGGACGGCCAGGGCAAAGGCCGGAGCCACAACATGACCGAGGACGGCCAGGGCAAAGGCCGGAGCCACAACATGACCGAGGACGGCCAGGGCAAAGGCCGGAGCCACAACATGACCGAGGACGGCCAGGGCAAAGGCCGGAGCCACAACATGACCGAGGACGGCCAGGGCAAAGGCCGGAGCCACAACATGACCGAGGACGGCCAGGGCAAAGGCCGGAGCCACAACATGACCGAGGACGGCCAGGGCAAAGGCCGGAGCCACAACATGACCGAGGACGGCCAGGGCAAAGGCCGGAGCCACAACATGACCGAGGACGGCCAGGGCAAAGGCCGGAGCCACAACATGACCGAGGACGGCCAGGGCAAAGGCCGGAGCCACAACATGACCGAGGACGGCCAGGGCAAAGGCCGGAGCCACAACATGACCGAGGACGGCCAGGGCAAAGGCCGGAGCCACAACATGACCGAGGACGGCCAGGGCAAAGGCCAGAGCCACAACATGACCGAGGACGGCCAGGGCAAAGGCCAGAGCCACAACATGACCGAGGACGGCCAGGGCAAAGGCCGGAGCCACAACATGACCGAGGACGGCCAGGGCAAAGGCCGGAGCCACAACATGACCGAGGACGGCCAGGGCAAAGGCCAGAGCCACAACATGACCGAGGACGGCCAGGGCAAAGGCCAGAGCCACAACATGACCGAGGACGGCCAGGGCAAAGGCCAGAGCCACAACATGACCGAGGACGGCCAGGGCAAAGGCCAGAGCCACAACATGACCGAGGACGGCCAGGGCAAAGGCCAGAGCCACAACGACACTCGGATCTTTGATTCATGGTTCACGGAGCACATCGTCAGTTATCAGCAAAGCAACAAACACCAGAGTGATGAGGGTCTCAAACTGAGTGACAGAATGGAGGATGACTCTGCAGATGTTGTGTTGGTAGTTAATGTTTGA
- the LOC144038494 gene encoding uncharacterized protein LOC144038494 isoform X1, which translates to MLFFTPITEKMAALWLLVVVHAVFMGRGLCLPRGAAQDMLHDVSPKFLELIESLDAILKQHAERAKVERRDHVSHDQGSHNVSHDQGSHNVSHDQGSHNVSHDQGSHNVSHDQGSHNVSHDQGSHNVSHDQGSHNVSHDQGSHNVSHDQGSHNVSHDQGSHNVSHDQGSHNVSHDQGSHMQNDAFSHEIWSLKLSKDYQNDTMSHNSQNDENLEEGDDVSDFLNDRMVDDYVSGNV; encoded by the exons ATGTTATTCTTTACACCTATTACTGAGAAGATGGCGGCTCTTTGGCTCTTGGTTGTGGTGCACGCTGTCTTCATGGGCAGAG GTCTTTGCCTTCCACGTGGTGCTGCACAAG ATATGCTTCATGATGTTTCGCCCAAGTTTTTGGAGCTTATTGAGTCTTTGGATGCCATTTTGAAGCAACATGCTGAACGAG CAAAAGTTGAACGCCGGGAccacgtgagccacgaccagggcagccacaacgtgagccacgaccagggcagccacaacgtgagccacgaccagggcagccacaacgtgagccacgaccagggcagccacaacgtgagccacgaccagggcagccacaacgtgagccacgaccagggcagccacaacgtgagccacgaccagggcagccacaacgtgagccacgaccagggcagccacaacgtgagccacgaccagggcagccacaacgtgagccacgaccagggcagccacaacgtgagccacgaccagggcagccacaacgtgagccacgaccagggcagccacatGCAGAATGATGCCTTCAGCCATGAAATATGGAGCTTGAAATTGAGCAAGGACTACCAGAACGACACAATGAGCCACAACTCCCAGAATGATGAAAATCTTGAAGAGGGTGATGATGTCTCAGACTTCCTGAATGACAGAATGGTAGATGACTATGTGTCAGGGAATGTTTAA
- the LOC144038494 gene encoding uncharacterized protein LOC144038494 isoform X2, with amino-acid sequence MLFFTPITEKMAALWLLVVVHAVFMGRGLCLPRGAAQAKVERRDHVSHDQGSHNVSHDQGSHNVSHDQGSHNVSHDQGSHNVSHDQGSHNVSHDQGSHNVSHDQGSHNVSHDQGSHNVSHDQGSHNVSHDQGSHNVSHDQGSHNVSHDQGSHMQNDAFSHEIWSLKLSKDYQNDTMSHNSQNDENLEEGDDVSDFLNDRMVDDYVSGNV; translated from the exons ATGTTATTCTTTACACCTATTACTGAGAAGATGGCGGCTCTTTGGCTCTTGGTTGTGGTGCACGCTGTCTTCATGGGCAGAG GTCTTTGCCTTCCACGTGGTGCTGCACAAG CAAAAGTTGAACGCCGGGAccacgtgagccacgaccagggcagccacaacgtgagccacgaccagggcagccacaacgtgagccacgaccagggcagccacaacgtgagccacgaccagggcagccacaacgtgagccacgaccagggcagccacaacgtgagccacgaccagggcagccacaacgtgagccacgaccagggcagccacaacgtgagccacgaccagggcagccacaacgtgagccacgaccagggcagccacaacgtgagccacgaccagggcagccacaacgtgagccacgaccagggcagccacaacgtgagccacgaccagggcagccacatGCAGAATGATGCCTTCAGCCATGAAATATGGAGCTTGAAATTGAGCAAGGACTACCAGAACGACACAATGAGCCACAACTCCCAGAATGATGAAAATCTTGAAGAGGGTGATGATGTCTCAGACTTCCTGAATGACAGAATGGTAGATGACTATGTGTCAGGGAATGTTTAA
- the LOC144038382 gene encoding antihemorrhagic factor cHLP-B-like, which translates to MMATHLFAVLLCCAVALPGFVVTQTVTCGEDSVKAAAGMAVQNINRRHKHGFKFRLQEVQSSSYQQFSGGCHIDVNVKLVQTKCHFSNPKPANECQLWRLDERGAVATCSVEFWVMWGAAKITKYECTTRPELADKELLMVCPSCPELLPLDNPTGVSAVQEAVLKFNRESEYHNYFTLMEVAQLTAADNVNIGTITRLKFALVETTCPRQSKHTFAACTPRCPDRANHVYCQASYYNAHQQVGELDCETYPPKNSEPLPAGEPEPVCRPLFHQSSEACVCKAKLRNPQPSIHHICPFPLNTQQLQ; encoded by the exons ATGATGGCGACTCACCTATTTGCGGTTCTGCTCTGCTGCGCGGTGGCTCTGCCAGGCTTTGTGGTGACACAAACGGTGACATGCGGCGAGGACAGTGTGAAGGCGGCGGCTGGCATGGCCGTCCAGAACATCAACAGGAGGCACAAGCACGGGTTCAAGTTCAGGCTGCAGGAGGTCCAGAGCAGCAGTTACCAACAG TTTTCCGGCGGTTGCCACATCGATGTGAACGTGAAGCTTGTGCAGACCAAATGTCACTTCAGCAACCCCAAACCTGCCAACGAATGTCAACTGTGGCGGCTGGACGAACGG GGCGCAGTGGCTACCTGCAGTGTTGAATTCTGGGTGATGTGGGGCGCGGCCAAAATTACCAAATACGAATGCACCACCAGACCAG AACTGGCTGACAAGGAGCTGCTGATGGTTTGCCCCTCCTGCCCAGAGTTGTTGCCTCTGGACAACCCGACGGGCGTGAGCGCCGTGCAGGAGGCGGTGCTCAAGTTCAACCGGGAGAGCGAATACCACAATTACTTCACCCTGATGGAAGTGGCTCAGCTCACCGCCGCG GACAACGTGAACATCGGCACCATcacccgtctgaagtttgccctGGTGGAGACCACGTGTCCCCGACAGTCCAAGCACACGTTTGCCGCCTGCACGCCTCGCTGCCCCGACCGAGCT AATCACGTCTATTGCCAAGCGTCCTATTACAACGCGCACCAACAAGTGGGAGAACTGGACTGTGAAACGTACCCACCAAAA AATTCCGAGCCCCTCCCGGCTGGCGAGCCGGAGCCCGTCTGCAGGCCGTTATTCCACCAGAGTTCGGAAGCTTGCGTTTGCAAGGCCAAGCTGAGAAATCCTCAGCCGTCCATCCACCACATTTGTCCCTTCCCGCTTAACACGCAGCAACttcaataa